The Romeriopsis navalis LEGE 11480 genome includes the window GTGATCTCAACTAAGCGATCGCGCAGACTTTGCATCTGCTGCTTATTGACGAGGACGCCATTAATCCGGTTGCGATTTCGCTGGCCCGAACCGCCAATCTCCCGGCTACAAATCAGCGCATCATCATCGACATCAATTTCCGCCTGCTCGCACCATTCCAGCAATGTCGGTCGCATCTGAAAATGGGCTTCGATCGTCGCTTTCTCGGCGCCGGTCCGCACGGCCCGTCCAGGGGGCTTACCACCGAGTACTGTATCGATCGCATCCAGGATAATCGACTTACCCGCACCGGTTTCACCCGTCAGCACGTTCAATCCCTGCCCGAAGTCGAGTTCGAGGTGATCAATCAGGGCAAAATTATCGATGCAAAGGGACAACAGCATGGGCAATAAATTTGCGGGACAGGGACTTAATACACAAATATCAGTTCTGTTGCATTCTAACTCAATGTCAGGGTTCGCAGCGGTTTATCAAGCAAAGCCGCCGGGGCTAAATCATGGGGCACATAAACGATCGCGCCACCCCGAAAAAGTCGGGCAGAATAAAGGCATACCGAACTTCGCGCCAATCCTATGCCCACGATCGCCGACGCCATCACCCAAGCCTTCCAAGCCTTTGAATCCGGAAATCTGGAGCAATCCGAATGGTGGTGCCGCCAAGCGTTGCAACATGACCCTAAACGTCCCGAAATACTCAATCTCGTCGGCGGCATCTGTCAAACCATGGGCAACTCCGACGACGCCATTGCCTGGTACCGCGAAGCAATTGACGCAAATCCCAATTACGCCGAAGCCTACAACAACCTCGGCGTCGCCCTCCAATCCCTCGGCCACCTCGACATTGCCCTCGCACAATTTGAAGCGGCGCTATCGCTCCAGCCCAAATATGCCCAGGCTTATTTCAACTGGGGAAATGCCCTCAGTGCCGATGGTCAAATCGAAGAAGCCGCGACAGCTTATCAAAGGGCACTCGAACTTCAGCCGGACTACACCGCGGCTCGCAACAATCTCGCCAACTTAATGCAATCCATCGGCGAATATCAACCCGCCATCGCCCTTTACCGCCAATCGATCGCCCAAAATCCCGACTCTGCCATCGCCCATATGAACCTGGCGAATTTGCTCCAAGAGCAGGGCAACCTCGATGGGGCAATGGTGCATTACGGAAAAGCGATCGCCCTTGATTCACAAAACACTAACCTGATTTACAATATCGCGCTCGCCCACGAAAAATCTGGTAATCCCCAGCAAGCGATCCACACCCACTATCAAGTTTTAAAACTCAACTCGCGCCACGCCGAAAGTCATCATCAACTCGGCTGTTTGCTCAAACACGATCGCCCCACCGAAGCACTCGCTCACCTCCAACAAGCAATCAACTATCAACCCAACTTGGCCGAAGCCTACAACAGTATTGGCGGCATCTGGCATGATCGGATGGAAATCCCCGCCGCGATCGCCAGTTTTCAGCAAGCCATTAATCTCGACCCCGACTTTGCCGACGCCCACCTCAATCTGGCAACAGCATTACTCTTGAACGGTGATTACAAAAGTGGCTTTACTGAATTCGAGTGGCGTTGGGAATCACAAACATACTTAATTGATCAACTGCCCCGACATCGATCGATGCCTCAATGGGATGGCACGAATCTCCAAGGCAAAACTATTCTCCTCTGGGCCGAACAAGGCATCAGCGAAACCCTACAATTCGTGCGATACGTTGCAGAAATCGCAACCCGTGGGGCTGAAATATGGCTGGAATGCGATCCAAAACTAGTCAGATTATTTGAAAAACTGCCCCAGATTAAAGCGATTATCCCCCGTGGTCAAACCGTAACCCCATGTGATTATCAATCATCACTGATGTCGTTACCCAAAATACTAAACACAACAATAGAAACAATCCCTGCATCAGTTGATTTAGGTATTCCACCAACTGTCTCAACATCAATCAAAAAAATTGGCTTGGCTGTGAGCGAAGATTGCCAAAGTGATATTCAATCAGCACTTGCCGCGATCGACGGCATCGAACTAATCCCACTATCCGAGCCAGAAGATTATGCTGAACTCACAGATCCGATCGCGAATCTAGACTTGGTAATTGCCACCGAAGGTCCAATTGCCCATCTCGCAGCTAGCCTCGGACAAACCACTTGGATGCTGCTCGAATATGCTCCCGCTTGGATCTGGTTGAGCGATCGGGCCGACAGTCCTTGGTATCCCACGATCGAAATCTTCCGCCAAGCTCAACCCGGAGACTGGACAATACCGCTTACAGCAACCATCGAGCAAATCCATTCCACAAGCTAAGTGAGCCAAGGCCCTTTTTCAAAATATGCTTTTCAGAATGCCTGTCCCCCAGTGAGCCACCAACTTAGCCAGTGCGCTACCAACGTAGAAGGAGGCCTGATCAAATCCCCACCACAACTCAATTCAGCTACACCCGATCGTATAATGAGCAGCAGAATTCATGCGATTTTTATAAGGTGATTTATGAATTATCTGGTTGCCGTAGTGGCCGATCGAATCCAAGCTGAAGCAGCCTACACTGCCCTCGAAGCAACCGACGTACCGATGGAGCAAGTTACCATCCTGGGCAAAGGCTACAAGTCCGCCGATGAATATGGCCTCGTCGATCCCCGTGACGATGCCCGCAAACAGGCCAAAATTATGGCGACATGGCTTGTCCCCTTTGGCGCATTCGGCGGTATCACCTTCACACGCATGACCGGACTCGACACCTTTGCCTTCGCCGGAGAAGTGAGTAACTATGCGATCGGCGGACTCGTTGGTGCACTCTCCGGACTATTGGGCGGCGTCGCCGTTGGGGGTGGTCCCGGCATGTGGCTCAGTGGCAGCGACTCCGTGCCCTACCGCACCCGCCTCAACAAAGGTAAATATCTGATCGTCGTCAAAGGCAGCGACAACCAAATTCGCAAAGCAACTAAAGTCCTACGCAAATTTGATCCAGAAAATCTTCAGGGATATCTTGATCCAGCCACGACATAATGTGAATTGAGAATGCCGAATGGCGAACTGCTTCCGCAAAATTCCGATTTCGACCTTCTCAACGCTCCATTCTCAACTCTTGCTGGCTATGATTGAGCATGATGTATTGATTGTCGGCGGCGGTTTGGCCGGATGTCGCGCGGCCCTCGAAATCGTCCGCACTGACCCGGATTTGAGTGTGGGCCTGATTGCCAAAACGCACCCAATTCGATCGCACTCCGTTGCCGCCCAAGGTGGCATGGCCGCAACGCTCAAAAATGTCGATGAAACTGACTCCTGGGAAGCCCACGCCTTTGATACAGTCAAAGGATCAGACTATCTTGCCGACCAAGATGCCGTTGCCATTCTGACCCAGGAAGCCCCCGAGGTCGTGATCGACCTCGAACATATGGGCGTCTTATTTTCCCGTCTTCCCGATGGACGCATCGCTCAACGCGCCTTCGGTGGCCACACCCACAATCGTACCTGCTACGCCGCCGATAAAACTGGCCACGCCATTCTCCACGAACTCGTTTCAAACCTGATGAAGTATGGCGTCACCCTCTATGACGAGTGGTACGTCATGCGCCTGATCATGGAGGAGAATCAAGCCAAAGGCTTGGTTATGTACAACTTAATTGATAGCGAGATCCAGGTGGCCCGTGCGAAAGCCGTGATGTTTGCCACTGGCGGCTACGGGAGAGTGTTCAATACCACTTCTAATGACTTTGCCTCCACAGGCGATGGTTTGGCCATGACGGCAGCCGTCGGTTTACCGCTCGAAGATATGGAATTTGTCCAGTTCCATCCCACTGGGCTTTACCCTGTGGGCGTACTAATTTCCGAAGCGGTGCGTGGCGAAGGGGCATATCTGCTGAATAGCAATGGCGATCGGTTCATGGCCGACTATGCCCCCAGTCGCATGGAACTCGCCCCCCGCGACATCACCTCCCGGGCCATCATGCGCGAAGTTGCCGCCGGACGTGGCCTACATCCCGATGGCACCGCCGGTGGCCCCCATGTCCACCTCGACCTACGCCACATGGGCAAAGAAACAATCATGCAGCGGGTGCCCTTTGCTTGGGAAGAAGCACATCGTCTGGTCGGGGTTGATGCTGTCTATGATCCAATGCCCGTAAGACCAACTGCGCACTATTCCATGGGCGGCATTCCCGTTAACACCGATGGTCAGGTTCGCCGAGATGCCAACAGTTTAGTTGAAGGCTTCTTTTCGGCGGGTGAAACAGCCTGTGTATCCGTCCACGGAGGCAATCGACTCGGCAGTAACTCACTACTGGAATGCGTCGTTTATGGCAAACGTACAGGCGCAGCGATCGCCAAATATATCAGCAATAAACCACTGCCCAATTTCAACGAACAGCAATACCTGCAAGCGGCAAAAGCCAGACTCCAGTCACTGCTCGATCAACCCGGTGAACATCGGATTCAAGCCGTACGCCAGGAGTTTCAAGACTGTATGACCGAGCATTGCGGCGTTTTCCGTAATGCCACGATCTTGCAAGCCGGATTAGTCAAATTACAAAGCATCAAACAAAAAGCCACCCAGGTTTATCTCGATGATAAAAACACCTGCTGGAATACCGAATTAACCGAAGCGATCGAGCTCCAGTCACTGCTGACGATCGGTGAAGTCATTCTCACTTCAGCGCTAAACCGCAAAGAAAGCCGGGGTGCCCATTACCGCGAAGATTATCAAACCCGTGATGATCCCAATTTCCTCAAACATACTCTGGCATACCATAGCCGCGAAGGAGTCAAAGTTGATTCGATGCCCGTTGTCCTAAATCAATTTGAACCCAAAGAACGAAAATACTAATTCGATCAAGCCCAATTGCTCAACTCAGCCGATCAACTCAGTTGATTAAAAAAGGGACTCGCGATGGCGAGTCCCTACACAGTGGAAATATTCGAGTCTTACAAAATGGTGAAATCACCAATTATTTTGCATCCACCGCCGCTCTCAAACCCCGTAGCTGCGTTTCAATTAACTGAAATTC containing:
- a CDS encoding tetratricopeptide repeat protein; amino-acid sequence: MPTIADAITQAFQAFESGNLEQSEWWCRQALQHDPKRPEILNLVGGICQTMGNSDDAIAWYREAIDANPNYAEAYNNLGVALQSLGHLDIALAQFEAALSLQPKYAQAYFNWGNALSADGQIEEAATAYQRALELQPDYTAARNNLANLMQSIGEYQPAIALYRQSIAQNPDSAIAHMNLANLLQEQGNLDGAMVHYGKAIALDSQNTNLIYNIALAHEKSGNPQQAIHTHYQVLKLNSRHAESHHQLGCLLKHDRPTEALAHLQQAINYQPNLAEAYNSIGGIWHDRMEIPAAIASFQQAINLDPDFADAHLNLATALLLNGDYKSGFTEFEWRWESQTYLIDQLPRHRSMPQWDGTNLQGKTILLWAEQGISETLQFVRYVAEIATRGAEIWLECDPKLVRLFEKLPQIKAIIPRGQTVTPCDYQSSLMSLPKILNTTIETIPASVDLGIPPTVSTSIKKIGLAVSEDCQSDIQSALAAIDGIELIPLSEPEDYAELTDPIANLDLVIATEGPIAHLAASLGQTTWMLLEYAPAWIWLSDRADSPWYPTIEIFRQAQPGDWTIPLTATIEQIHSTS
- a CDS encoding succinate dehydrogenase/fumarate reductase flavoprotein subunit, with translation MANCFRKIPISTFSTLHSQLLLAMIEHDVLIVGGGLAGCRAALEIVRTDPDLSVGLIAKTHPIRSHSVAAQGGMAATLKNVDETDSWEAHAFDTVKGSDYLADQDAVAILTQEAPEVVIDLEHMGVLFSRLPDGRIAQRAFGGHTHNRTCYAADKTGHAILHELVSNLMKYGVTLYDEWYVMRLIMEENQAKGLVMYNLIDSEIQVARAKAVMFATGGYGRVFNTTSNDFASTGDGLAMTAAVGLPLEDMEFVQFHPTGLYPVGVLISEAVRGEGAYLLNSNGDRFMADYAPSRMELAPRDITSRAIMREVAAGRGLHPDGTAGGPHVHLDLRHMGKETIMQRVPFAWEEAHRLVGVDAVYDPMPVRPTAHYSMGGIPVNTDGQVRRDANSLVEGFFSAGETACVSVHGGNRLGSNSLLECVVYGKRTGAAIAKYISNKPLPNFNEQQYLQAAKARLQSLLDQPGEHRIQAVRQEFQDCMTEHCGVFRNATILQAGLVKLQSIKQKATQVYLDDKNTCWNTELTEAIELQSLLTIGEVILTSALNRKESRGAHYREDYQTRDDPNFLKHTLAYHSREGVKVDSMPVVLNQFEPKERKY